A genomic stretch from Arachis stenosperma cultivar V10309 chromosome 3, arast.V10309.gnm1.PFL2, whole genome shotgun sequence includes:
- the LOC130966052 gene encoding uncharacterized protein LOC130966052, which yields MNIIKVDIDKSWISRPRGSVEYKAGLNKFLDFAFANASSDGMIHCPCPSCGFRLFQTREDAYDHLLLKPFPAKYTFWLHHGERRVGESSTETQETDPSSVYRDPMRDMVREAFNFPGSVVDEDDSSNEDFEGDAEELPYLYSELSQVAHHFDELLEDGEQELYPGCAKFLKLAFLVRLYHIKCMCDMSNKAFGMILELLCEAFEHAEIPISLHDANRIIRKLGIAYKKIDVCSNDCILYQSSDQELSRCKICGTSRWKQKTRRNSIVQINVVAKKNGKPQAAKVLRYFPLVPRLQRMFMSSKTSFDMLWHKKGPNSDDFLRHPRDGEACKAFDRRYTHFSGDPRSVRLALASDGFNPFGNLSSRYSIWPVILIPYNLPPWSCMRPSSFLLSMIIPGPKMPGNDIDVYLQLLIDQLKQLWGGVDTYDASEKKTFKLHATLMWTISNFPGLDNLSG from the coding sequence ATGAACATCATAAAAGTAGATATAGATAAGAGTTGGATCTCAAGGCCACGAGGTAGTGTCGAATACAAGGCCGGGTTGAACAAATTTTTGGATTTCGCATTTGCGAATGCATCCTCCGATGGGATGATACATTGTCCATGTCCTTCGTGTGGGTTCCGGCTATTCCAAACTAGAGAGGATGCATACGATCACTTGCTGTTAAAACCGTTTCCTGCTAAGTATACGTTTTGGTTACATCACGGGGAGAGACGCGTAGGAGAGAGTTCTACTGAGACACAAGAAACTGACCCTAGTAGCGTCTACCGAGATCCAATGCGCGACATGGTTCGTGAGGCATTCAACTTTCCAGGTTCTGTTGTTGATGAAGATGACTCGAGCAACGAAGATTTTGAGGGGGATGCCGAAGAGTTGCCTTATTTGTACAGTGAACTTAGTCAGGTGGcccatcattttgatgagctgCTTGAGGATGGAGAGCAGGAATTGTATCCGGGTTGTGCAAAATTCTTGAAGTTGGCTTTCTTGGTCAGGCTATACCATATAAAGTGCATGTGCGACATGAGCAACAAGGCATTTGGAATGATACTAGAGTTACTGTGTGAGGCCTTTGAGCATGCAGAGATTCCGATTTCACTGCACGATGCCAATAGGATCATACGAAAGCTCGGTATTGCGTACAAGAAGATAGATGTATGTTCGAATGACTGCATTCTATATCAGAGCAGCGATCAAGAACTGTCTAGGTGCAAGATATGTGGGACCTCGAGATGGAAGCAAAAGACTAGGAGGAATTCCATTGTCCAGATCAATGTGGTTGCTAAGAAGAATGGGAAGCCGCAGGCAGCGAAGGTTCTTCGTTACTTTCCCCTTGTTCCACGACTGCAGCGGATGTTCATGTCCAGTAAGACATCTTTTGACATGTTGTGGCACAAGAAAGGTCCTAACTCGGATGATTTTTTAAGGCATCCACGAGACGGAGAGGCATGTAAGGCATTTGATAGAAGATATACTCACTTCAGTGGCGATCCACGCAGCGTTCGCTTAGCCTTAGCTAGCGATGGCTTTAATCCCTTCGGAAATCTCAGCTCAAGGTACTCGATCTGGCCCGTGATTCTCATCCCCTACAACCTGCCCCCATGGAGTTGTATGAGACCCAGCTCTTTCTTGCTGTCTATGATTATCCCCGGTCCCAAGATGCCTGGTAATGACATAGATGTCTACTTACAACTGTTGATAGATCAGTTGAAGCAGCTGTGGGGTGGTGTTGATACGTATGACGCTAGCGAGAAAAAAACATTCAAGCTGCATGCTACGTTGATGTGGACAATTAGCAATTTTCCAGGGTTGGACAACTTATCTGGGTAG